From one Marmota flaviventris isolate mMarFla1 chromosome 1, mMarFla1.hap1, whole genome shotgun sequence genomic stretch:
- the Rnf185 gene encoding E3 ubiquitin-protein ligase RNF185, with translation MANKGPSPSTSPENSSAGGPSGSSNGAGESGGQDSTFECNICLDTAKDAVISLCGHLFCWPCLHQWLETRPNRQVCPVCKAGISRDKVIPLYGRGSTGQQDPREKTPPRPQGQRPEPENRGGFQGFGFGDGGFQMSFGIGAFPFGIFATAFNINDGRPPPAVPGTPQYVDEQFLSRLFLFVALVIMFWLLIA, from the exons ATGGCAAACAAGGGGCCCTCACCTTCTACATCCCCTGAGAACTCCAGTGCAGGCGGACCCAGTGGGAGCAGCAATGGTGCTGGTGAGAGTGGAGGGCAGGACAGTACATTTGAGTGCAACATATGCCTGGACACAGCCAAGGACGCTGTCATCAGCCTGTGTGGCCATCTCTTCTG TTGGCCATGTTTACATCAG TGGCTGGAGACCAGACCTAATAGACAGGTGTGTCCAGTTTGCAAAGCTGGTATCAGCCGAGACAAGGTCATCCCTCTCTATGGCAGGGGCAGCACTGGGCAGCAGGATCCCAG AGAGAAGACTCCTCCTCGTcctcaaggccagaggccagagCCGGAGAATAGAGGG GGATTTCAAGGATTTGGATTTGGAGATGGTGGCTTCCAGATGTCTTTTGGAATTGGAGCATTTCCTTTTGGGATATTTGCCACAGCATTTAACATAAATGATGGGCGGCCTCCTCCag CTGTCCCTGGGACACCCCAGTATGTGGATGAGCAGTTCCTGTCACGCCTTTTCCTGTTTGTGGCCCTGGTGATCATGTTCTGGCTCCTGATTGCCTAA